The proteins below are encoded in one region of Aulosira sp. FACHB-615:
- a CDS encoding glycosyltransferase family 4 protein, which produces MHILSIHNNYQIRGGEDESREAEEKLLREMGHEVDVYQEHNDRVGSIGAVPMALRSIWSQESYNIVKQKLQHSKCDIVHIQNFFPLISPSVHYAAKSEGVPVVQTLRNYRLLCPNGLFFRDGLVCEDCMGKFIPYPGVWHGCYRENRPATIAVATMLTAHRAMGTWLEMVDVYIALTEFARQKFIAGGFPAEKIVVKPNFVHPDPGVGDGSGGYALFVGRLSSEKGLDTLLAAWNYLEGKVPLKIIGEGPLAEKVVELVKRLPNVEWLGRRPISEVHKLMGEAMFLVFPSKWYETFGRVAVEAFAKGTPVIAANIGAIAELVDSGRTGLLFSPGNPEDLANKVQWAIANQARLAQMRQEARYEFESKYTAQQNYSRMMAIYELATHQSLLKIS; this is translated from the coding sequence ATGCACATTCTAAGCATTCATAACAATTATCAAATTCGTGGCGGCGAAGATGAATCTCGTGAGGCTGAAGAAAAACTCTTACGGGAAATGGGTCATGAAGTTGATGTTTATCAAGAACATAATGACCGAGTGGGATCTATTGGTGCTGTACCGATGGCGTTGCGCTCTATCTGGTCTCAAGAATCTTACAACATAGTCAAACAAAAACTTCAGCATTCAAAATGTGACATTGTTCATATTCAGAATTTTTTCCCCTTAATTTCTCCTTCTGTTCACTATGCGGCTAAGTCAGAAGGAGTACCTGTTGTGCAAACTTTGCGTAATTATCGCCTATTGTGTCCCAATGGCTTATTTTTTCGGGATGGACTCGTCTGCGAAGATTGTATGGGGAAGTTTATTCCCTATCCTGGCGTTTGGCATGGTTGCTATCGGGAAAATCGTCCAGCAACGATCGCAGTAGCAACTATGTTAACAGCTCATCGCGCTATGGGTACTTGGCTGGAAATGGTAGATGTGTACATTGCTTTAACTGAGTTTGCTCGACAAAAATTTATCGCCGGAGGTTTCCCCGCCGAAAAAATTGTCGTCAAGCCTAACTTTGTGCATCCTGATCCTGGTGTGGGAGATGGTTCTGGCGGTTATGCTCTTTTTGTGGGAAGACTATCTTCCGAAAAAGGATTAGATACTTTACTAGCGGCTTGGAACTATTTGGAAGGGAAAGTTCCTTTGAAGATTATCGGGGAAGGGCCTTTGGCAGAGAAAGTGGTGGAATTAGTCAAACGATTACCCAACGTAGAATGGCTAGGACGTAGACCAATATCTGAAGTGCATAAATTGATGGGAGAAGCGATGTTTTTAGTGTTTCCTTCCAAGTGGTATGAAACTTTTGGTCGAGTTGCGGTTGAGGCTTTTGCAAAAGGTACGCCCGTAATTGCTGCTAATATTGGAGCGATCGCAGAATTAGTAGACTCTGGTCGTACTGGATTGCTATTCTCGCCAGGAAACCCCGAAGATTTAGCAAATAAAGTGCAATGGGCGATTGCAAATCAAGCAAGACTAGCTCAAATGCGTCAAGAAGCTAGATATGAATTTGAATCTAAGTACACAGCGCAACAGAACTATAGCCGGATGATGGCAATTTATGAATTAGCTACTCATCAGAGTTTGTTAAAAATTTCATGA
- a CDS encoding O-antigen ligase, translating into MGYALCGRGFSYFGVPPAYIGEITLIFGLFTLSINKSIPKLLKLPQVWFLIIFMVWCCLNTIPYVPIYGLDAIRDAALWYYTFFALIVATLLISKPQRFLFMVAQYGRFCRIFIILIPFLWLISRTIPLPSLPGSGARIISLKPADTMTHLSGITAFFVGSSLLDFQPLLFTLMFFVNLGVVALNSNRSGTLAFLNAFFVLGIANYKSSKVWRIITIIILVILLVFIFNPEFFEPLINRVLSIFIDNNERQGSKEYRLEWWTYLIKSTFSDYFWTGRGFGFNLGAGTGFDPLGDGVVRSPHNGHITVLSRTGVPGFVLWLVIQLGWAGSILSKYLQCRKKGQTKWSGIFLTLLTYWVACMTVTSFEVIIEGPTGGIWLWTMYGIGLAAMQIYKRYPQLFDAEAE; encoded by the coding sequence TTGGGATATGCTCTGTGTGGACGAGGATTTTCTTACTTTGGTGTTCCTCCTGCTTATATCGGAGAAATTACGCTTATTTTTGGATTGTTTACTTTAAGCATCAACAAATCAATCCCAAAACTTCTCAAACTCCCTCAAGTTTGGTTTTTAATCATATTTATGGTGTGGTGTTGCCTCAATACCATACCTTATGTACCCATATATGGCTTAGATGCCATACGTGATGCAGCCTTATGGTACTATACATTTTTTGCCCTAATAGTTGCCACCTTACTAATTAGTAAGCCACAGCGATTTTTATTTATGGTTGCTCAATATGGGCGCTTTTGTAGAATTTTTATTATTCTTATACCATTTCTCTGGTTGATATCTAGAACAATACCATTACCTAGTTTACCTGGTTCCGGGGCTAGAATTATCTCTCTGAAACCAGCAGATACAATGACTCATTTATCGGGGATTACTGCTTTTTTTGTTGGATCTAGTTTGCTAGATTTTCAACCATTATTATTTACTTTAATGTTTTTTGTCAATTTAGGTGTAGTTGCTTTAAATTCTAATCGTTCAGGAACACTAGCTTTTTTGAATGCTTTTTTTGTGCTGGGAATTGCTAATTATAAAAGTAGTAAAGTTTGGCGCATTATAACTATTATAATTTTGGTTATTTTATTGGTTTTCATTTTTAATCCAGAGTTTTTTGAACCATTAATTAATCGAGTGTTGAGTATTTTTATTGATAATAATGAAAGACAAGGTTCAAAAGAATATCGATTAGAATGGTGGACTTATCTCATCAAAAGCACTTTTTCAGATTATTTTTGGACGGGTCGAGGATTTGGTTTTAACTTGGGAGCTGGTACAGGTTTTGATCCTTTAGGTGATGGGGTTGTACGTAGTCCACATAATGGTCATATTACTGTGCTTTCTCGTACTGGCGTTCCTGGTTTCGTTCTTTGGCTTGTCATTCAGTTAGGTTGGGCTGGAAGCATACTATCAAAATATTTACAGTGCAGAAAAAAGGGGCAGACAAAATGGTCTGGTATATTTTTAACTTTACTTACTTATTGGGTGGCTTGTATGACTGTTACATCATTTGAAGTAATTATTGAAGGCCCCACAGGTGGTATTTGGTTATGGACAATGTATGGGATTGGTTTAGCTGCAATGCAAATATACAAACGTTATCCCCAACTTTTTGATGCAGAAGCTGAATAA
- a CDS encoding glycosyltransferase gives MKILISAYACEPSQGSEPGVGWNFVQEMSKYYQIWVLTSNCHRSAIEAELARKPPSNLNFIYLDPFGWMIDWSQKGKSTQRWVYLHYYLWQITAYFVSRKLHQKICFDIVHHVTYVKYNSPSFLCLLPIPFIWGPVGGGELTPKNFWTSLNFRSKIYELLRNAACLIGECDPFVHLTARRSILALATTEDTAKRLRYLGAKNIQVYSQLGISQEELMNYPEVSLSYQSIIRFISVGRLLHWKGFHLGLLAFAKANISNSEYWVVGEGSERKNLENLTQELGIEKQVKFWGSLSRDQTLSKIRDSHVLVHPSLHDSGGLVCLEAMSLGLPVICLNLGGPALQVTEATGFKIVANTPEQAVKDITQAMICLVADVKLRSKMGEVGKKRVRDVFSWELKGLFFAQSYKEICVQEKLASFS, from the coding sequence ATGAAAATTCTAATTTCTGCATACGCTTGTGAACCAAGCCAAGGTTCTGAACCGGGTGTAGGTTGGAATTTTGTTCAAGAAATGAGCAAATATTATCAGATTTGGGTTTTAACCTCTAACTGTCACCGCTCCGCTATTGAAGCAGAATTAGCACGCAAGCCACCATCTAATCTCAACTTTATTTATTTAGATCCTTTTGGTTGGATGATAGATTGGAGTCAGAAAGGAAAATCAACCCAACGATGGGTATATCTTCACTACTATTTATGGCAAATTACAGCTTACTTTGTGAGTAGAAAGCTTCATCAGAAAATTTGCTTTGATATTGTGCATCACGTAACTTACGTAAAATATAATAGTCCGTCTTTTCTTTGTTTATTACCAATTCCGTTTATTTGGGGGCCTGTGGGTGGAGGAGAATTAACTCCCAAAAACTTTTGGACAAGTTTAAATTTTCGTAGCAAAATATATGAGTTGCTGAGAAACGCAGCTTGCTTAATCGGAGAGTGTGATCCTTTTGTCCACTTAACAGCACGGCGGAGTATTTTAGCTTTAGCAACAACTGAGGATACAGCTAAAAGGTTACGATATTTAGGAGCCAAAAATATTCAAGTATATTCTCAGCTTGGTATATCTCAGGAAGAATTAATGAATTATCCAGAGGTATCTTTATCCTATCAATCTATTATCAGGTTTATCAGCGTGGGTAGATTATTGCATTGGAAAGGATTTCATCTAGGATTATTAGCATTTGCCAAAGCAAATATATCTAATTCTGAGTATTGGGTTGTGGGAGAAGGATCTGAGCGAAAAAACTTGGAAAATCTCACTCAAGAATTAGGTATTGAAAAACAAGTTAAATTTTGGGGTAGTTTGTCTCGTGATCAAACCTTAAGTAAAATAAGAGACTCTCATGTACTAGTTCATCCAAGTTTGCATGACTCTGGTGGATTAGTCTGTTTAGAAGCAATGTCTCTAGGTTTACCAGTCATTTGCTTAAATCTGGGAGGGCCAGCACTTCAAGTTACTGAAGCAACTGGTTTTAAAATTGTAGCAAATACACCAGAACAAGCTGTCAAAGATATTACTCAAGCAATGATATGTTTGGTTGCAGATGTAAAATTGAGATCAAAGATGGGTGAGGTTGGAAAAAAGAGAGTTAGAGATGTATTTAGTTGGGAATTGAAAGGATTATTTTTTGCTCAATCTTATAAAGAAATTTGCGTGCAGGAAAAACTTGCTAGTTTTTCCTAG
- a CDS encoding glycosyltransferase family 4 protein, whose amino-acid sequence MKLLILHNRYRLTGGEDKVVQIEKSLLEANGHDVILLEENNLNIVNVWDTLAAAGGAIYSLPSKQLVQAEIIRFSPDIVHVHNFFPLLSPAVYDACYAAGVPVIQTLHNYRLACPKAMPFRDGKICEDCIGTLIPWSSVVHSCYRNSHLQSSVVAAMTTWHRLTGTWHKKVNGYIVLTQFQKEKMIQAGLPAEKIYIKPNFVFQPNKLESNIQRDNYLLFVGRLSEEKGVSVLIDAYIKSHISTPLKIVGDGPLHQVLQKKVQTAGYQYLIEFLGYQDKVIVLELMQKAKFLVFPSIWYEGFPLTIVEAFAASLPVIVSQLGSMAEIVEDHVSGLYFEAGNSEDLAAKIKWAINHNELMINYGKNARSIYEYKYSSEVNYQQLMSIYNQFVPM is encoded by the coding sequence ATGAAGCTGTTAATCTTACACAATCGCTATCGATTAACCGGTGGTGAAGATAAAGTAGTTCAAATTGAAAAAAGTCTATTAGAGGCTAATGGGCATGATGTGATTTTACTGGAAGAAAATAACCTAAATATAGTAAATGTTTGGGATACATTAGCAGCAGCAGGGGGCGCAATATATTCGCTTCCATCTAAGCAACTAGTTCAAGCAGAGATAATACGTTTTTCTCCTGATATAGTTCATGTACATAATTTTTTTCCGTTACTATCACCTGCTGTATATGATGCTTGTTATGCTGCTGGAGTACCTGTCATCCAAACGCTGCACAATTATCGCCTAGCTTGTCCTAAAGCAATGCCATTTCGAGATGGCAAAATCTGTGAAGATTGTATTGGTACATTAATACCTTGGTCTAGCGTTGTACATAGCTGTTATCGTAACTCTCATCTTCAAAGTTCTGTGGTTGCTGCAATGACTACATGGCATAGATTAACAGGTACTTGGCATAAGAAAGTAAATGGTTATATTGTTTTGACTCAATTTCAAAAAGAAAAAATGATTCAAGCTGGACTCCCAGCAGAAAAAATTTATATTAAACCAAATTTTGTTTTTCAGCCAAATAAGTTAGAGTCAAATATCCAACGTGATAATTACTTACTATTTGTTGGCAGATTATCAGAAGAAAAAGGAGTTTCTGTTTTAATTGATGCCTATATCAAAAGTCATATATCTACACCATTAAAAATTGTCGGTGATGGGCCACTGCATCAAGTTTTGCAGAAAAAAGTTCAAACAGCAGGCTATCAATATTTAATTGAATTTTTGGGATATCAAGATAAAGTAATAGTGCTAGAATTAATGCAGAAAGCTAAATTTTTAGTTTTTCCTTCAATTTGGTATGAAGGTTTTCCATTAACGATAGTTGAAGCATTTGCAGCTAGTTTACCTGTGATAGTTTCTCAGTTAGGTAGTATGGCTGAAATTGTTGAAGATCATGTCAGTGGGTTATACTTTGAAGCTGGCAATTCAGAAGATTTAGCAGCTAAAATAAAATGGGCTATTAATCATAATGAATTGATGATTAATTATGGCAAAAATGCCAGATCGATTTATGAATATAAATACTCTTCAGAAGTGAACTATCAGCAATTAATGTCTATTTATAATCAATTCGTTCCAATGTAA
- a CDS encoding nucleotidyltransferase family protein, translating into MNAILLENHLTHELELLICCSRTHIKEKDLIKVQTLLQKPINWEYLLELAAYHKVLPLIFISLNKIDSQAIPHNIFSTLQKYHYLNTQHSLFMASKLVNILNIFTENNIPVIPFKGPILATTAYGDISRRSFGDLDLLVHREDFLRTKQILIDAGFEPYADSNEQEAAYLKSLNSQDEETYLRSHWELHLINRKEQVTLDVHQGVLSKKFSLPSSSEWIWNDTITINFAGKQILSFSIENLILILCSQGSKDCWFYLNRICDLAEVLHTYTDVNWEKVWQLAIELKMKKMLLLGLSLAHHILDAPLPEFILQKIENNSSVKRLTAEIIIQLTRPVADFATQSQLKSALFHLKLIEQPWDKISYCYQHLIVPTIADKSFVSLPRYLSFLYYFVRPLRLIFFNRSKN; encoded by the coding sequence ATGAACGCGATTTTATTAGAAAATCATCTGACTCATGAACTAGAACTATTAATTTGTTGTTCTCGTACTCATATCAAAGAAAAAGACTTAATTAAAGTCCAGACATTATTACAAAAACCAATCAATTGGGAATATCTACTAGAACTTGCTGCTTACCACAAAGTTTTACCACTAATATTTATTAGCCTGAATAAAATTGATTCTCAAGCTATTCCTCATAATATCTTCAGCACACTACAAAAATATCATTACCTTAATACACAGCATAGCCTATTCATGGCTAGTAAACTGGTCAATATATTAAATATTTTCACTGAGAATAATATTCCTGTTATTCCCTTTAAAGGGCCAATTTTAGCTACCACAGCTTACGGAGATATATCACGTCGATCTTTTGGAGATTTGGATCTACTTGTGCATCGGGAAGATTTTTTGAGAACTAAACAAATATTAATAGATGCAGGATTTGAGCCATACGCAGACAGTAATGAACAAGAAGCCGCTTATCTTAAATCTCTTAATAGTCAAGACGAAGAAACTTATTTACGTTCTCACTGGGAATTACATTTAATTAATCGAAAAGAGCAAGTCACCTTAGATGTTCACCAAGGGGTTTTATCTAAAAAATTCTCCCTACCTTCCAGTTCAGAATGGATATGGAATGACACAATAACAATAAATTTTGCTGGTAAACAAATACTCAGCTTTTCTATAGAAAACCTCATCCTGATTCTCTGTTCCCAAGGAAGTAAAGACTGTTGGTTCTACTTAAATAGAATTTGTGACTTAGCTGAAGTACTACATACTTATACTGATGTGAATTGGGAAAAAGTTTGGCAGTTAGCTATTGAATTAAAAATGAAAAAAATGCTGCTGTTAGGACTTTCATTAGCTCATCATATCTTAGATGCTCCACTTCCAGAATTTATTTTACAAAAAATAGAAAATAACTCATCAGTCAAGCGTCTCACTGCTGAAATTATTATTCAACTAACTCGTCCTGTTGCGGATTTTGCTACACAAAGCCAATTAAAATCAGCACTTTTTCATCTAAAATTGATAGAACAACCGTGGGACAAAATATCATATTGCTATCAACATCTCATTGTTCCTACAATCGCAGACAAGAGTTTTGTGTCTTTACCTCGATATTTGTCATTTCTGTACTATTTTGTTCGACCATTGAGGCTGATTTTTTTTAATCGAAGCAAAAATTAA
- the murQ gene encoding N-acetylmuramic acid 6-phosphate etherase — translation MADLQERGHLLTEQINPLSQNLDQLSSLELVELFNIEDQKAVAAVAAAKVELAQAIEKTAERLQQGGRLFYIGAGTSGRLGVLDAAECPPTFCTPPELVQGIIAGGAGALVRSSEDLEDRTQDGEAAIAQRHITQLDVVVGITAGGTTPFVHGALNAARQRGAVTIFIACVPQEQVSIDVDIDIRLLTGPEVLAGSTRLKAGTATKLTLNILSTGVMVKLGKVYGNRMVDVAVTNQKLRDRALRILQDLTGLSRETAGLLLERSGKWVKLALLMHWTGLEKQAGDRLLSENQGNLRAAVASYNNTKA, via the coding sequence ATGGCAGATTTGCAGGAACGCGGGCATCTTCTCACAGAACAAATCAATCCTCTCAGTCAAAATTTAGATCAACTGAGTTCTTTAGAATTAGTAGAACTGTTTAATATAGAAGACCAAAAAGCAGTAGCCGCAGTAGCCGCAGCTAAAGTTGAATTAGCTCAAGCCATTGAAAAGACAGCAGAGCGACTACAGCAAGGCGGACGCTTATTTTATATCGGTGCTGGCACCAGTGGTAGATTAGGCGTATTAGATGCAGCTGAATGTCCTCCTACTTTTTGTACACCTCCAGAATTAGTCCAGGGAATCATTGCTGGTGGTGCTGGCGCATTAGTCCGCAGTTCTGAAGATTTAGAAGACCGCACTCAAGACGGCGAAGCTGCGATCGCTCAACGACATATCACCCAATTAGATGTAGTGGTGGGGATTACGGCTGGCGGAACAACCCCCTTTGTACATGGGGCGCTGAATGCGGCTCGTCAAAGAGGAGCCGTCACTATATTTATTGCCTGTGTGCCGCAAGAACAAGTTAGTATCGACGTTGATATTGATATTCGGTTGTTAACAGGGCCAGAAGTATTAGCTGGTTCAACTCGCTTAAAAGCTGGTACAGCCACCAAGCTGACCTTAAACATCTTGTCTACTGGGGTAATGGTGAAACTAGGCAAGGTTTATGGTAATCGGATGGTGGATGTTGCTGTCACCAATCAAAAACTCCGCGATCGGGCTTTGCGAATTCTCCAAGACCTCACAGGCTTAAGTAGAGAAACTGCCGGTCTACTGCTAGAACGTAGCGGTAAATGGGTGAAACTCGCTTTATTAATGCACTGGACTGGTTTAGAAAAACAAGCAGGCGATCGACTATTATCAGAAAACCAAGGTAATCTCCGCGCCGCAGTAGCCAGCTACAACAACACCAAAGCTTAA
- a CDS encoding DUF3110 domain-containing protein: MITPMRIFVLIFNAHTDNEGIHTVRVGDRNKILMFESEDDALRFALMLEAQDFPTPTVEAIDSEEIKEFCESAGYDWEIVPENSDLIVPPELNVEETDWEAEAATNDSDYPEQVPPAAETEFSESELDSIRRKLEGLL, translated from the coding sequence ATGATTACACCAATGCGTATATTTGTTTTAATTTTTAATGCTCACACAGACAACGAGGGGATTCACACAGTGCGAGTTGGCGATCGCAATAAAATTCTCATGTTTGAGTCAGAAGACGATGCTCTGCGCTTCGCCCTGATGTTAGAAGCTCAGGATTTCCCAACACCAACAGTCGAAGCGATCGATTCAGAAGAAATCAAGGAATTTTGCGAAAGTGCTGGTTACGACTGGGAAATCGTTCCCGAAAATAGTGATTTAATCGTACCACCAGAACTCAACGTCGAGGAAACCGACTGGGAAGCAGAAGCCGCCACCAATGATAGTGATTATCCAGAACAAGTTCCACCCGCCGCAGAAACAGAATTTTCTGAGTCGGAACTCGACAGTATTCGCCGCAAACTAGAAGGATTATTGTAG
- a CDS encoding CHAT domain-containing protein, producing the protein MPIKTKIRDFWLNIRKITHILSLLLYFVVSLLLVLSSPVLATLPDHIYTASSLTNATITDLEQGKTLYDAGRFAEAVEVLTKAAQAYKQTGDKLKLATTLSNLSLAYQQLGELTKAQQAITESLQLLENSQNSPIFAQSLEIQGRLQLLRGKPEAALISWQQTEQIYQQTHNYSGVVRSQINQAQAWRTQGFYRRAIKMLEVVNQQLQSQPDSLEKAVGLRSLGNALLISGSLETSQEVLAQSLAIAQRLKSDYDTAATVLSLGNNARKQKNKPDAIAYYQQAIKLSTSPLTKVSAQLNYLSLLIEEQKLTEALSILPEIQSQLNQLPPSRKAIYSQINYAQSLIKLKTANRQKYAHLDSQLPDMRKIAQILANTVKQSQSLGDRRAEANALLSLGHLYEQTQQWSEAQSLTQQGLILAQSSIIPDIAYRLQWQLGRVLWQKKNFTGAIAAYDAAVDTIKSIRSDLATINQDIQFNFRESVEPLYRQSVELLLQSPAGQENENILDQARQRIEALQLAEIDNFFQEACLEGKNIVLDQVVDIENPTTAIFYPIILPQQLQVIVKLPNQTLKLYSINITQAEVETIVTNLQKLLVNPTATNAVKSQSQIIYNWLIKPVESELSARKVDTLVFVLDGVLRNIPMASLYNGEKFLIEKYAIALSVGLQLQNPQPIVQQQLKALAAGLTQPPADFPNLAPLPAIHMEVNSISSAGIATTNLIDQEFTSIALEKAVNSVPFNIVHLATHGQFSSSADKTFILAADGPINVKQFDSLLRNRDETQTQAVELLVLSACQTATGDKRAALGLAGTAIRAGARSTLASLWQIDDESTALFVSEFYQELNKGNISKAQALRHAQLKILQHPNYKAPSFWSAYVLIGNWL; encoded by the coding sequence ATGCCCATCAAAACCAAAATTAGGGATTTTTGGCTCAATATCCGCAAAATCACTCACATTTTAAGTTTATTGTTGTATTTTGTAGTCAGTCTACTGTTGGTGCTGAGTTCGCCTGTGCTGGCAACTTTACCTGATCATATTTACACAGCATCTTCATTGACAAATGCAACCATTACTGATTTAGAACAAGGTAAAACTCTCTATGATGCTGGACGTTTTGCGGAAGCGGTAGAAGTATTAACTAAAGCAGCCCAAGCATATAAACAGACAGGAGATAAACTTAAACTAGCTACTACCCTCAGTAATTTATCCCTGGCTTACCAACAATTAGGCGAACTGACAAAGGCGCAGCAAGCAATTACTGAAAGTTTACAATTGCTGGAAAATAGTCAAAATTCGCCAATATTCGCCCAATCACTAGAAATTCAAGGTCGTCTGCAACTGTTGAGGGGAAAGCCAGAAGCAGCTTTAATTAGTTGGCAGCAAACTGAGCAAATTTATCAGCAAACACACAATTATAGTGGTGTGGTGCGATCGCAAATCAATCAAGCACAAGCTTGGCGCACACAAGGCTTTTACCGTCGTGCCATTAAAATGCTAGAGGTAGTTAATCAACAGTTGCAATCACAACCAGATTCCCTCGAAAAAGCTGTAGGATTGCGATCGCTAGGTAACGCCTTGTTAATATCGGGAAGTCTGGAAACATCCCAAGAAGTTTTAGCACAAAGTTTAGCGATCGCTCAACGCTTAAAATCTGATTATGATACGGCAGCTACTGTGTTGAGTTTGGGCAACAATGCACGCAAACAAAAAAACAAACCAGATGCGATCGCTTACTATCAACAAGCTATCAAACTATCTACTTCACCTTTAACCAAAGTTTCTGCACAACTGAATTATCTAAGTCTGTTAATTGAAGAGCAAAAACTCACAGAGGCGCTGTCAATATTACCTGAGATTCAATCTCAACTTAACCAACTCCCCCCTAGTCGCAAGGCTATTTATTCCCAGATTAATTACGCCCAAAGCTTGATTAAACTAAAAACTGCGAATCGTCAAAAATATGCTCATCTGGACTCTCAACTGCCAGATATGCGAAAAATCGCGCAAATTTTAGCTAATACTGTCAAACAATCTCAGAGTTTAGGCGATCGCCGTGCCGAAGCCAATGCGCTTTTGAGTTTAGGTCATTTGTACGAACAAACTCAACAATGGTCAGAGGCGCAAAGTCTAACTCAACAAGGGTTAATTTTAGCCCAGAGTAGCATTATCCCAGATATTGCCTATCGTTTGCAGTGGCAGTTGGGCAGAGTACTTTGGCAGAAAAAAAATTTTACAGGTGCGATCGCTGCTTATGATGCCGCAGTCGATACTATCAAATCTATACGGAGTGATTTAGCAACCATCAATCAAGACATACAATTTAATTTTCGAGAGAGCGTTGAACCGCTTTATCGTCAATCAGTCGAGTTACTCTTGCAATCTCCAGCAGGGCAAGAAAATGAGAACATCTTAGATCAAGCACGTCAGCGCATAGAAGCTTTGCAATTAGCAGAAATAGATAACTTCTTTCAAGAAGCTTGTTTAGAAGGTAAAAATATTGTTCTCGATCAAGTTGTAGATATCGAAAATCCCACCACTGCGATTTTTTATCCGATTATTCTCCCGCAACAACTCCAGGTAATTGTCAAACTACCCAACCAAACTCTAAAACTTTACAGCATCAATATTACTCAAGCAGAAGTAGAAACAATTGTTACCAACCTGCAAAAACTCTTGGTGAATCCCACAGCGACTAATGCTGTGAAAAGCCAATCGCAGATTATTTATAACTGGCTGATTAAACCTGTTGAGTCGGAATTATCAGCCAGGAAAGTTGACACTCTGGTTTTTGTACTGGATGGTGTCTTGCGTAACATCCCAATGGCATCGCTTTACAATGGGGAAAAATTCTTAATTGAAAAATATGCGATCGCTTTAAGTGTTGGTTTACAACTGCAAAATCCTCAGCCCATAGTACAACAACAATTAAAAGCTTTAGCAGCTGGATTAACGCAACCTCCAGCAGACTTTCCCAACTTGGCACCATTACCAGCAATTCACATGGAAGTTAATTCGATTTCCAGTGCGGGAATTGCTACAACCAATCTAATAGATCAGGAATTTACCAGCATAGCTCTCGAAAAAGCAGTCAACTCAGTTCCTTTCAATATCGTACATTTAGCCACCCACGGCCAGTTTAGTTCTAGTGCTGACAAGACCTTTATCTTAGCTGCCGATGGGCCGATTAATGTCAAACAATTTGACAGCTTACTTCGCAATCGAGATGAAACTCAAACACAAGCAGTCGAACTATTAGTATTAAGCGCCTGTCAAACTGCAACCGGAGACAAACGCGCCGCTTTAGGACTCGCAGGTACAGCCATCAGAGCCGGTGCGCGTAGCACCCTAGCTTCTCTGTGGCAAATTGATGATGAATCAACAGCTTTGTTTGTTAGTGAATTTTATCAAGAGCTAAACAAAGGAAACATCAGCAAAGCTCAAGCTCTCCGTCATGCTCAACTCAAAATCTTGCAACATCCTAATTACAAAGCGCCTAGTTTTTGGTCTGCTTATGTTTTAATTGGTAATTGGTTATAG
- a CDS encoding ABC transporter permease: MKYWRETIAVTQRILIELLRRRRSLIFWSIFPISVLILGGFILAERAKLPINAAFEYTAPSTLVGAALFFSCLGGTVATVVAEREQQTLKRLFLSPLSGISYFLGIFLAHSCIGLGQALLVYTVAAFWGATFKGSIFLGLIIILMSIAAYVGLGFILGTQLARRIEDVNSLVAAFGVPLLILGGAFLPSSLFPKSLIKIAQYNPIYHMNEAFVGVSTNGKQLSEIASHFWFLLIFTLVMITSGWLSYRRMLLVERKL; encoded by the coding sequence ATGAAATATTGGCGCGAAACCATCGCTGTCACCCAGCGCATCTTAATTGAATTACTCCGTCGGCGACGTAGCCTCATTTTTTGGAGTATTTTTCCAATTTCCGTCTTAATTCTCGGTGGGTTTATTTTAGCAGAACGCGCAAAATTACCAATCAACGCAGCTTTTGAATATACTGCACCTTCCACATTAGTCGGTGCGGCTTTATTTTTTAGTTGTTTGGGTGGTACTGTTGCAACTGTCGTTGCAGAACGAGAACAGCAAACTCTCAAACGCTTGTTTCTCTCACCATTGAGTGGTATATCCTACTTTCTCGGAATTTTTTTAGCTCATAGTTGCATTGGCTTAGGACAAGCTTTACTCGTGTATACTGTTGCTGCGTTTTGGGGCGCGACATTTAAAGGTTCAATTTTTTTAGGATTAATCATTATTTTGATGAGTATCGCTGCTTATGTCGGCTTAGGTTTTATTTTAGGTACACAATTAGCTAGGCGAATTGAAGATGTAAATTCCTTAGTTGCTGCCTTTGGTGTACCTTTATTAATCTTAGGTGGAGCCTTTTTACCAAGTTCATTGTTTCCGAAAAGTTTAATCAAAATTGCTCAATACAACCCGATTTATCACATGAATGAGGCATTCGTGGGAGTTTCCACAAATGGCAAGCAACTTAGTGAAATTGCATCACATTTTTGGTTTTTATTAATTTTTACTTTGGTAATGATAACTAGTGGATGGTTATCTTATCGCAGAATGTTACTAGTAGAAAGAAAATTATGA